A genomic region of Candidatus Hydrogenedentota bacterium contains the following coding sequences:
- a CDS encoding heavy metal translocating P-type ATPase, which translates to MTALTGSFALALIAGEWLGMPPAAGIALAVGGYLSGSWRAAIETFPGLLRGKADIELLMILAAAGAAAIGHYDEGIVLLFLFSLSHVIEDIAQEKSRRAITSILRERPSHATVLRPEGVALTPIEEIDRGDILRLHPGEIAPVDGVVREGETTMDESTLTGEFVPISKRGGDRVMAGAVNRNGSIDVTVTEPAAKSTLARIVQCAERAQERKSRFQSTIERLENRYAAGVLAGVTLYILVLWFAGFPGPDAFYRGIVLLVVASPCALVLSTPAATLAAIAAGARQGIIFKGGSTLEKLAHIDAVMFDKTGTLTTGRPRVTDIILSPDAPQDYTEETLLAEAAALEARSEHVIAKEIVRAARERHLDIGEVVHFEAEPGMGIHADLDGYEVWVGNARLFNQHGEAAPDWLMRAKGELESAGKSTVIVHRCRKGTRARDKCKWLGLLGFLDPPRDSALKAIAELRKLGVQRIALLTGDNAPAAERLAGELALDEFHADLLPEEKIAWVERFENQWGRVLMIGDGINDVPALARATVGCAMGGTGIDTVLHRADCVLMGDELLRVPAALALGRRATRIARQNLTFALGSILILTACSLAGSLPLALGVLGHEGSTVLVCLNGLRILRNPRPGE; encoded by the coding sequence TTGACAGCCTTGACCGGGTCCTTCGCGCTGGCGCTTATCGCTGGAGAGTGGCTTGGCATGCCCCCCGCTGCCGGTATCGCCTTGGCGGTTGGGGGCTACCTGTCGGGTTCCTGGCGCGCCGCCATCGAGACATTTCCGGGCCTGTTGAGGGGAAAGGCCGACATCGAACTCTTGATGATCCTGGCGGCTGCCGGAGCGGCGGCCATCGGCCACTACGACGAGGGTATCGTTCTGCTGTTTCTTTTCTCACTCTCCCACGTGATCGAGGATATTGCGCAGGAGAAATCCCGGCGCGCCATCACGAGCATTTTGAGGGAGCGGCCGTCGCACGCCACGGTGCTTCGCCCCGAAGGGGTGGCCCTGACACCGATCGAGGAGATTGATCGGGGCGACATTCTGCGCCTTCACCCCGGGGAGATCGCGCCTGTGGACGGGGTCGTGCGCGAGGGCGAAACCACAATGGACGAGTCCACCCTCACAGGCGAGTTCGTTCCCATTTCCAAGCGGGGCGGGGATCGGGTGATGGCTGGCGCGGTGAACCGGAACGGCTCGATTGACGTTACGGTCACGGAACCCGCGGCCAAGAGCACGCTCGCCCGAATCGTACAATGCGCCGAGAGGGCGCAGGAAAGAAAATCCCGGTTTCAGAGCACCATTGAACGCCTGGAGAACCGCTATGCCGCGGGCGTGCTCGCCGGCGTCACGCTCTACATTCTTGTTCTCTGGTTCGCCGGGTTCCCCGGGCCAGACGCCTTCTACCGGGGAATCGTGCTACTGGTGGTTGCGTCGCCGTGCGCGCTTGTGCTTTCAACGCCCGCCGCCACGCTCGCGGCGATTGCGGCCGGCGCGCGCCAAGGTATCATCTTCAAGGGCGGATCAACGTTGGAGAAGCTGGCGCATATCGACGCCGTCATGTTTGACAAGACCGGGACGCTCACCACTGGCCGGCCCCGGGTCACCGACATTATCCTTTCACCCGATGCGCCCCAAGACTACACGGAAGAAACACTGCTGGCCGAGGCCGCGGCTCTCGAGGCGCGCTCGGAGCACGTGATCGCCAAAGAAATCGTGCGCGCCGCGAGGGAGCGCCACCTGGACATCGGCGAAGTAGTCCACTTCGAGGCCGAACCGGGCATGGGAATCCACGCCGACCTTGATGGATATGAAGTCTGGGTCGGTAACGCGCGGCTCTTCAACCAGCACGGCGAAGCCGCGCCCGACTGGTTGATGCGCGCTAAGGGCGAGCTGGAATCCGCGGGGAAGAGCACGGTAATTGTCCACCGTTGCCGGAAGGGTACGCGGGCGCGGGATAAATGTAAATGGCTGGGGCTACTTGGATTCCTTGATCCCCCGCGAGATTCCGCGCTGAAGGCCATTGCGGAACTCAGGAAGCTTGGCGTGCAGCGAATTGCCCTGCTAACTGGGGACAACGCGCCCGCAGCGGAGAGGTTGGCCGGTGAGTTGGCGCTGGACGAATTCCACGCGGATCTGTTGCCGGAAGAGAAAATCGCGTGGGTTGAGCGATTTGAGAATCAGTGGGGCCGGGTTCTGATGATTGGCGACGGTATTAATGATGTGCCAGCGCTCGCCCGCGCCACGGTCGGTTGCGCCATGGGCGGCACGGGTATCGATACGGTGCTGCACCGCGCGGATTGTGTCTTGATGGGCGACGAATTGTTGCGTGTACCCGCCGCACTGGCCCTGGGGCGCAGGGCAACCCGGATCGCGCGGCAGAACCTGACCTTTGCGCTGGGTTCGATACTGATTCTGACCGCCTGCTCCCTGGCCGGATCGCTTCCACTGGCGCTTGGCGTTCTGGGGCATGAAGGAAGCACTGTGCTGGTCTGCCTGAACGGGCTCCGGATACTTCGCAACCCGCGACCCGGAGAGTAG
- a CDS encoding peptidoglycan DD-metalloendopeptidase family protein: MPLFRLYVLCLFAASAAALPAQPAPLETIAPLVRVVDLNIGEHATVTLHDGSTANIALIGVEEHKEPVREAVYGATLRLRVNGESHLLDAGPYRLPVTLAGVQIDCTATRGLNERGTPAFWGLEKDARIRLWPAGSPWLQPGSMIYPIKQDWNATRTWFDNEPVHGGDAIKPSIYYHAGMDIGASEGLAEVVAATDALVVQRGEDVLPGHETDTPASPRYDVVYLLDGRGWYYRYSHLKEIAPIIQPGAVVRQGDPVGIAGKEGASGGWSHLHFEIKSRQPSGKWGTQAAFAFLHEAYVREFGLALYANAQPMQMIVAGESAVLDGSRSWSASGDIASYTWTLQRGEALESPRHTVAYDTPGFYCETLKVTDPGGESAWDFAHVMVLDPDDLTQYTPSVNINHHPARGIRPGDPITFKARAFRMEGGEESWDFGDGSPVRTTQSPEDAEPLAPEGYAEIQHAYANPGDYIVSVTRTHNNGQTATAKAWIRVLE; this comes from the coding sequence GTGCCCCTGTTTCGCCTTTACGTCCTGTGTTTGTTTGCCGCATCAGCCGCCGCACTTCCCGCACAACCCGCGCCGCTGGAAACTATCGCCCCGCTCGTCCGCGTGGTGGATCTCAACATCGGCGAACACGCCACCGTCACCCTGCACGACGGTTCAACGGCCAACATCGCCCTGATCGGTGTGGAGGAACACAAAGAGCCCGTACGCGAGGCGGTCTACGGCGCGACCCTGCGCCTCCGCGTCAACGGCGAGTCCCACCTGCTCGATGCGGGCCCCTACCGCCTCCCCGTGACGCTCGCCGGCGTCCAGATCGACTGCACCGCGACCCGGGGCCTCAACGAGCGCGGGACCCCCGCCTTCTGGGGCCTCGAAAAGGACGCCCGAATCCGCCTCTGGCCCGCGGGCTCGCCCTGGCTCCAGCCCGGATCCATGATCTACCCGATCAAGCAGGACTGGAACGCCACGCGCACCTGGTTCGACAACGAACCGGTCCACGGCGGCGACGCCATCAAGCCGAGCATCTACTACCACGCCGGCATGGACATCGGCGCCTCCGAAGGCCTCGCCGAAGTCGTCGCCGCCACGGACGCGCTGGTCGTGCAGCGGGGCGAAGACGTGCTGCCCGGCCACGAGACGGATACCCCCGCCAGCCCGCGCTACGACGTCGTCTACCTCCTGGACGGGCGCGGCTGGTACTACCGCTACTCGCACCTCAAGGAAATCGCGCCCATCATCCAGCCCGGCGCCGTCGTCCGCCAGGGCGACCCCGTGGGCATTGCGGGCAAGGAAGGCGCCAGCGGCGGCTGGTCGCACCTCCACTTCGAGATCAAGAGCCGACAGCCCTCCGGCAAGTGGGGGACGCAGGCCGCCTTCGCCTTTCTCCACGAGGCCTATGTCCGCGAGTTCGGCCTGGCGCTCTATGCGAACGCGCAACCCATGCAGATGATTGTCGCCGGTGAATCCGCCGTGCTCGACGGCAGCCGCTCCTGGTCCGCCAGCGGCGATATCGCTTCCTATACGTGGACCCTGCAGCGCGGCGAAGCCCTCGAAAGCCCCCGCCACACGGTCGCTTACGACACCCCCGGCTTCTACTGCGAAACGTTGAAAGTAACGGATCCCGGCGGCGAATCCGCCTGGGACTTCGCCCACGTCATGGTGCTCGACCCCGATGACCTCACGCAGTACACCCCCAGCGTTAACATCAACCACCACCCCGCCCGCGGCATCCGCCCCGGCGACCCGATCACCTTCAAGGCCCGCGCCTTCCGGATGGAGGGCGGCGAAGAATCCTGGGACTTCGGCGACGGCAGCCCCGTGCGAACCACCCAATCCCCGGAAGACGCCGAACCCCTCGCGCCGGAAGGCTACGCGGAAATCCAGCACGCCTACGCCAATCCCGGCGACTACATCGTAAGCGTCACCCGCACCCACAACAACGGCCAGACCGCCACCGCCAAAGCGTGGATACGCGTATTGGAGTAG